In the Triticum aestivum cultivar Chinese Spring chromosome 2B, IWGSC CS RefSeq v2.1, whole genome shotgun sequence genome, TAGCGCGACCATGAGCGGCGGGAGACTGAAGCAGAGCTCGACATTGCTAGGTCGCGGCCCGGAACGGCGTTGCTGCgcgtcgtcgccggagaagaagaacaagaacggTCGAGGAGCGGGGCGAGGATGGGGGGCGggctcgggtgctgcacggctcggtgTCCTCTTTTGTACCAATGCTGAgctggataagttagtgggtcccacgcTGTGGGTCCCGCTTTGTTACGTACCAATGCTGagttggataagttagtgggtcccatgTTGTGGGTCCCGCTTTGTTGCGTAGGGGCTCACCTGATTCGAGTTTTAAACATGTGTCTTTGGATTAGGCAGCAGTGTCGCACGGCAGCTATTTTTTCCAACGCAGATGTCGCATGAGAGCCATTACAGCCAACGACGTCGCAGGAGAGACAATTCACCTCAACGACATCGCACGGGAGCTATTTGCCCATGATAGAGCTGCTGGGTCACTACCAGAGTGATACGCGATATCAGCTAGGATCGTACACGTAACCTCACCACACCAACCAACAAGCTTGATCACGACTTCACTGACCGTTCTCCTTATCTGAAGGTCCCAACCGCAGGTGGAGCCAGGCGTCGGCGAGAAGTAGCGCACTCAGCCGGCAGcaatttgtagctagctagcttcTCCTTTGTTAGGCATGGAGAAGAGCAAGGTTCTTGTTGTTGGAGGGGTTACCTCGGCAGGAGGATCGTGAAAGCCAGCCTGGCCCAGGGCCACGAGACCTACGTGCTGTTGAGGCCGGAGATCGGCCTCGACATAGACAAGCTCTAGATGCTGCTGTCGGTCAAGGTGCAGGGAGCACGGCTTGTCGAGGCGTCGCTCAACGACCACCGtagcctcgtcgccgccgtcaagCAGGTGGACGTGGTGGTGTCGGCCATGTCCGGGGTTCACTTCCGTACCCACAACCTCCAGCTGCAGCTCAAGCTCGTGGATGCCATCAAAGAGGCCGGAAATACTAAGGTACGCTAACTCATTCAGGGGaattataagagcatctccaacagtggCACAAAAATTCCGCACCTAATAAAAGTTATAGCGCGCAACTGTAGCACTTTTAGTGCGCCGGGATCAATATTGCTTTAGCAGACGCCAAAACCGTGTGCCCAAAAAGCACACAGTGCAAATTGTAAAGCGCGCCCAATCCGAAGCCCAAAATATGCTGCGCGCGATAGCGTTTTTCAGTGCGCACCCAAAACCTTTTAGCTCTACAGCTTCTGTTGGAGCTGTTCGGCGCCCAAAAAAATGATTTTTTAGTGCGCGGAGCTCTTtttcggcgcctgttggagatgctctaagtagtAGTATGAACTTTTTGTCGCTAAAAAAGGTAACTCTCACAATATCCATTTCGAGAGGGAGAAAAACAAAAGGGGGTTTATATgtcatttttttccagtttttcttttctgctgttttttatattttttccttaTTTCATCCTTTTGTGCTTAAATTCATGATGTTTTAAACAATAGTAACATTTTTATGCACACAGATTTTAATTTCAGAGAACATTTTATTAAAAATCATGTTCATTTGTAACATATAtggatattttttgaaaattttgagaaatattgtgaacattttaaaattcCGTTGAACATTTTCAAGATTATCCGAATATTATTTTATAATAGATAATTATCTGTAGTTGTGATATGTTTTCCAAAAATAATTGACCATGTTAAAAAATTCACGCATATTTTTTTATTTCTGATTTTTTAAAATATGGATCTATATTCATAATAtaatatattatttaaatttgTCGAAACATCCCACAAACGGATTTTTGAAAAGGAATTCAACTGAAAAAACCGGGCCGCCAATGACCCTTGTGCAAGCAACCAAACTACTAACCCTTTATGTTTACCCTTGCAAGCATATGGCTGGTCTGTCCCAATGGGCCTCCATGGGAAATTCATGTTGCTAACCAAACACGCAGTAAAAAACTATTTCTTAGCAGTGGTGCCCAAGCAACAAGCCACACCTTAAGATAACCTGGTTCGTTTGCAGAAATCTTGTTAAAAAATCACCTTGCGTACTGAAAATAAGAATAATTAAGAACATGATATGTTGTGATTTTTCTTAATTTGTGTTTTTAACTTGATGAAAACAGCTCGAGTGTAGTCATAATCAATAAGTATACAATTTGGCATGCAGCGTTTCCTACCATCTGAGTTCGGCATGGACCCAGCAAGGATGGGGCATGCTCTTGAACCAGGAAGGGTCACATTTGATGAGAAGATGGAGATAAGAAAGGCGATAGAAGAAGCAAACATTGGCCACACTTATATTTCTGCAAACTGCTTTGCTGCTTATTTTGTTCCTAACCTCTGCCAAATGCGTACTCTTCTTCCACCCAAGGAGAAAGTTAATGTATATGGAGATGGCAATGTCAAAGGTAAACATATACAAACATATGTACTTCTAGGTTTTACTTATCCtagttgcactagtagaaaaggggccaatggtccaggccggtccagtccattagtcccggttcaacccagaccgggaccaatgggggcattggacccggttcgtgagccccgggagTCGGCcaagccacgtgggccattggtcccggttcgtctggaacttttggtcccggttggtgggacgaactgggaccaatggtcctcgctcctggcccatcaccattggtcccggttggtggcatgaaccgggaccaaaggctgccctttagtcccggttcatgccaccaaccgggtctaaagggttggtccttactgcggtcagagtttagtcccacctcgccaaccgaaggggaatcagaccggtttataagcccctccctctctgccttgttgagctcctctcaaaatgaaaatagatgcccttatacaggaaatttaacctaaattcatattgaatttctctgaagttagtagaaatttattatgaatttaggttgaattttctctataagcgaatctatgctcatttctgagtagttttttatatagttttttttcttttctgctatatttatttttttctttttatttctgagttgtaataagtcattaaaaataagcatctatgctcattttttagttaagttaatcacaactattttttcttttatttatttttgaattgtaatacgtcattaaaaataagcacatgtgctcatttttttagtaaagttaatcacaattatttttgcttctatttatttctgagtagttttttatatagttttttttctgctatatttatttttttctttttatttctgagttgtaataagtcattaaaaataagcatctatgctcattttttagttaagttaatcacaactattttttcttctatttatttctgaattataataagtcattaaaaataagcatctatgctcacttttttagtaaagttaatcacaactatttttgcttctatttatttttgagtagatttttatatagttttttttcttttctactatatttattttatttctttttatttctgagttgtaataagtcattaaaaataagcatctatgctcattttttagttaagttaatcacaactattaaaaataagtcattaaaaataaaaaagaggcgcaatgctcgttaatttgcttcaagcctttcggaatagtgtcaactacactgcacatagctctgtgcagtctaccctattcctcaaggcttgaagctaaccaacgtgcaggtgagcattgagcctcttattcatcgtctctgcactcagggcttataaacagctgcgagtgcctctcgcttggcgaggtgggactgaaAAAACAGCtgtagaaagaatcaactaaaaaacagctgcagaaaataaaaaattagacgggtccattggaaccggttggtggcgccatcaaccggtaccaatgcgccccttttgtcccggttggagccaccaactgggaccaaaggtcttcgattcccgccctttgggctgccgaaaagaggcctttggtcccggttggtggctcaaaccgggacaaaagaggggcattggtcccggttggcggcacgaaccgggaccaaagcctttgctatataagtagcactgccGCCCCGCCCCAACTTTGATCTCTCCCAACGCCCCGACGCCGTCCCCTGCCgccacctcgtcgtcgccgccccgccctgccccgacgccgtcgccgccccgcctcgacgccgtcgccgagCCGTCCCGACGCCGTCCCCTGCCGCCCCGCCTCGCTGCCGTTGCCGcccgccctgccgccccgacgccgtcgccgccccgccccgacgccccgacgccgtcgccgcccgccctgctgcacctcgccgtcgccgtcgccggccgtgagcaactttattttatttttgttagattttttttgtatagttcatagatttatttgttagattagatttgtagtaatttagatatgtagttcatattgtgtaatttagattgtgtaattaatttgttcatattatgttagatttttttttctgttagtagATTTTTTTGTTAGTAGATTTTTTAAGATTAGATGTGGTTCATATTTTTGTTagtagattgtgtaattaatttagatttttttgttagtagatttttttgttagtagatttgtagtaatttagatatgtagttcatatttttTCTGTTAGTAGATTTTTTTGTTAGTAGATTTTTTTAGATTAGATGTGGTTTATATTTTTGTTAGTAGATTGTGTAACTaatttagatttttttttgttagTAGATTTTTTTGTTAGTAGATTTGTAGTagtttagatatgtagttcatattttttctgttagtagatttttttgttcatattatgttagatttatttgttagattagatgtggtgtaatttagatatgtagttcgtattgtgtaatttagattgtgtaattaatttgttcatattatgttagattttttttctgttagtagatttttttttttagattttgttagattttttatgatatttgttagattttgttagattttttttatttttttgtagttcatagatttttttgttggatgtgtagtaatttagatgtgtagttcatagatttttttttcatattgtgcaattaatttgttcatattgtgttagatttttttctgttaatagattttttgggtgatattattgttgaatatgcatgtttgtatgtccatatatatgcaaagattgaatatgtcaaatttttatgatttttttctgttcatagaatctttatgatttttttctgttgtaattttgtttatagaattttaatgatttttttgttcatagtatttagaaaaaggaaaaaaataagaagagaaagtgcttaatataattagttagaaaaatactagtttatttttagtaagtactactttattttatttatagtaagtgcttcatatatagttgaactagctagttgatttataaactactttattttactatatatagaagtagtttgtttttagtaagtactactttatttatttataggaagtgtttagtagttgaactagctagttgatttaattaataaaactactttatttaactatatatagaagtagttcccgcatcgacgtcagcgatgcctatcccgcatcctcgtcatcgtcgactcggtggtggaggcttgcttgatcagggccatgttcgggactgggctccgctgggctgatattgggaggtgctaccttccgggggacggaggttggtgaggaggcaacccgttgttgacccgatccttgtttggtggcggtcgcgtgggccagtgacggtgccgaggcttccggacaccgcggaggtggtacgtcaccgtgtcagcgaggaggacgagcacgtccgtcgctacatggttgcattggagggcaggttcgacaatacctggcaggttcttcaaggatctcactggagctatgatcctgtgatggttccttatctttgggtgtccaccgcccgcgtcgatacccgtcgggcgctacggttctagttgtattagtgatgctatattagtgataatattcgacgatgtacggagaccaagagatgatgtacttttgcttataattattaaatgcatgctaatttgaatactactttattttatgatttggttttgcttattttatgatttggttttgcttattgaatgctcatattggataagttctccttcattcccgtgtgctagacaatttggtgtaataatgcactcgggaatgaaaggaggagctacgtacatcactgatagtcaacccgtgattaataatctagtttaatatttgaattatgaacataggccagaaatgtcgtactcggacgacgaaaactgcccgggggagtgcgactggtgccacgacgaccgaggtatctgcgacaggttcattgagctggacgaagatcgtcgcttcagcattaagctcgaggagaccttcgatgttcatacggtacgcaaccgacgacaatagtttttttcgtaattaatcatgacaatatttttcatcttttccaattcgactagcttatcccatgctttgcaagacgctatgtcttggagaggatgggttttgaagagcATGAAAGTttcaaaaccaaaaaaattatcctaagtaccaatcatggtgtggattttcaagtaaagttgtacaatgctcagagtgtaacccattttggttgcaaaaattgggaagcactttgcaagatgtatggtcttgatgaaggtatgcttgtcaccatggatcttggtgatcctataatcgagcaagagagaccttcgatttgggtccttgtggatacacctccaattcttcccccatgtgagcttaacatagttattaagtaatttatattgtttatttcaaaatagttgacaacttatctccattgacagcttattttcattcttcaaagaatgtgcggaagatggtagacagaacctactacaccgaaggctccgaattaacttatcaggagaaaaatcatctggtcgcattttgtaccgatcttgagaattacaatatctacaatcaaactcctcaacgttatggtcaatacgtgccactagtgcacgtgttgaactatggtaactaccatggagataccctggtaagattattttttactatattacaacatccgtgcatctttttgcacgcTTCTAAAACtatagtacatcattgctaactacgaagttattactatgtttttcaatagataatcccgaatgattgtgtgcctcatctgatgtatacgcatggtagccttcatgttttgaacatacaaccaggtcgtcctacgaatctcaactgtccataccgggtatctaaaagaagtggagacataacaatcaaagaatggaaaaaatgtatggacagtcgcaaggagcttcttggaagcaacaagcagcgaagggcaagaattggagacaggatgatcgccattcttcataatggagagtcagggtctatattgttttatgctattttaccttaagggtgtttaggtcctacctgatactgataatcatgtgctaagaacaattatgtagggttgggttcgatgactatgaggatgatgatcgtatgacttattattaataacgagtagaagttgtatgatgatgcataggacttgttattatacatgatgatgtatgatgcgagcatgttatatcagcgggtgaaatgaacatagcagcagcgttgataaaccaaggacgaagatataagtgaggacacttctctctattagctagctaataacaacctaaaaataaccccgaAAGCAGTCACTTTTGTAAAAAAATATATGGACTTTTGGTcctagttggtggcaccaaccgggaccaaaggcccccctgactgggctcggcggaccggccacgtggaggcacatctgtcccggttcgtgtttgaaccgggactaatgggtggaggtatttgtaacgacccattagtcccggttcatgaaccgggactaaaggcccttacgaaccgggactaattggtgtttttctactagtgttgtatGATTACTCCTGGGTTTATGCCGCTCCCTTGAAATTTCCACTTGACTATTTAAAGTTATATCGTACTATGCAGCAATATTTATGGATGAAGATGACATTGCAATGTATACAATCAAGACCATTGATGATCCACGGGCCTTAAACAAGACAGTATACCTAAGACCGCTGGAGAACATCCTTAGTCAAAATGAGTTGATTGCTAAATGGGAAAAGCTTTCAGGAAAGGCTCTTGAGAAAATTCCCATTCCCAGTGCTGAATTCTTGGCTTCAATGGAAGGTAAGAGAAAAACATTTATTGCTTGAGTGTAAAGTATAATATATCTCAGTTTTTTTCTCAACTTAGTAGTACCAATATATGGTGGAAGGGCACATCAAATTTCTAGGAAATTAATACCCTTTTTCATGTCATTTTCTTACTAGGACAATGGAATTAATTGTGTCAAATATTTTTTTAATACAAAGTTCTGTAGGACGATATTTGTCCTTGTGGAGAGTTATCATATGACATATACAACATAATTATGTTAGACTTCTCCTGAAAGCTTGAGAGACAgatactagtagaaaaagggtcaaatgtgagacacattagtcctggtttgtaacagaaccggcactaatgtgtccattagtgccggttccaacggctaggcgggaggagctctttagtaccggttcgtgccacgaaccggtactaaagaaagtggtggcaggatgttgtcagagtggggcccttccagcacctttagtaccggttcgtggcacgaaccaatACTAAAGGTCGTcttatataaacccttcgtccacccgcactctgttcttccccctttcccctctccctctcctctgttcttcccttcttcctctcgagttcatcacaaaatttgccccaaatttgtcaagatttgcaggcccccatccattcaaatgatcaccaaggttagcaactttgtcctttcatctctcattgctagattagctcttgcattggtttatatagtgactaattgtgggttttagtaatttgggaggaattatatgtggtagtatttgatttatatgcaatttgaggtcaaaataacacttagtttgcatatataggtgtgttttacttagtgccttctaaatctccgtcccaccgtcgatcgcctgcaccgtcccgtcgccggcaccaccttgtggtgagcctcttgttcatgaaattttatataaaaaattgatgtttgtgtgatttggatatatagttactcgtataattatcttacccgtacgttgtttgttatacatagtgccatggttttgatatccgtccccgtcggccctcgtccttgttatgattcagatgtggtatattctcttttaaaactatttgttgcatttcgtgtttatgacaaattatgcccatcaagttgacatagatatttttatctaggagatatgtgaaccggaaattccaaccgaccctattgtcgagaggttaaatttagttgaaagagaaaacgcgtacttgaaagaaaaattgaaaagaattgagggggagaagatggaattggagttgcatgttgccaatgtcgtcgacgatcacaagatcaatatggagaaaatgcgcttgaagattagaaagattagaaaatatgccatcgatagtgaggcttggtatcattatgttgttggatcaattgttaccttagttgcgatcttgatcgcatttgttgttgcatttaaatgctttagctagagagttatttgtttgttgcatttaagtgttgtatgaactttatgtatgaagttgtattaatttggtctattcggtgttgtgtaatgaagatgagccggcaatggatgtacgatgaccgatgctctccccagttagttgagggcgtgcatacttttatgcttgcggctgaggcaaacaagcgggcggatggttttatgccttgtccatgtgctggctgtaagaatggtcgcaattactctacgtcaagaaccattcacgtccacctatttgagtccggtttcatgccccactataatgtttggaccaagcacggagaaagaggggttatgatgaaagacaatgaagaagaagaggacgacgacaactatcctggccatgggttccctgaatacgatgatacaacaatgggggaagaagctgagccggtaatgcgggaagaagctgagccggcaatgcgggaagaagctgaagaagaagcatcagatgagcccgttgatgatctaggtcgggccattgccgatgcaaagagaaactgcgcaagtgatttggagaagaagaagttgcagcgcatgttagaggatcacaaaaaattgttgtacccgaattgcataggtgacaagaaaaagctgggcaccacactggaattgctgcaatggaaggcagagaatggtgtatctgacaagggatttggaaagttgctagtaatgataaaggatatgcttccaaagaacaacgaattgcccgagagtacgtatgaagcaaagaaggctgtctgccctctagggttagaggtgcagaagatacatgcatgccttaatgattgcatcctctaccgcggtgagtacgaggatttgaacgctttcccggtatgtggtgcattgcgctataagatcagccgcgatgaccctggtgatgtcgagggcgagcgccccaggaagaagattcctgccaaggtgatgtggtattctcctataataccacggttgaaacgtttgttccaaaacaaagagcatgccaaggcaatgcaatggcacagagaagaccgtaagaaagacggaaagttgagagtacccactgacgggtcgcagtggagaaaaatcgaaagaaagtacgggaaggagtttgcagatgacgcaaggagcgtatggttttggtctaagcgcagatggaattaatccttttggggagcagagcagcaaccatagcacctgacatgtgactctatgtttgtataaccttcctccttggttgtgcatgaagcggaagttcattatgatgccagtgctcatccaaggccctaagcaacccggcaacgacattgatgtgtacctaaggccattagttgaagaactcttacaactgtggaatggaacaggtgtacgtgcgtgggatgagcacatgggggaagaattttacctaaaggcattgctgttcgtgaccatcaatgattggcctgctctcagtaacctttcaggacagacaaacaagggataccgcggatgcacgcactatttggatgatatcgacagtatatatttgaatagttgtaagaagaatgtgtacctgggacatcgtcgatttcttccgagcaggcattccgtaagaaagaaaggcaagcatttcaaaggtgacgcggatcaccggacgaagcctcgccaccttactggtgatgatgtacatgatatggtcaaggatttgaaggtgatatttggaaagggtcctggcggacaacctgttctgaaggacgctgacggacgtgaacccatgtggaagaagaaatctatattttgggacctgccatattggaaagacctagaggtccgctccgcaatcgacgtgatgcacgtgacgaagaatctttgcgtgaccctgcttggcttcttgggcgtgtatgggaagacaaaagatacacctgaggcacgggaggaccagcaatgtatgcacggagaagacggcatacatcagggtcatgcaagctacgctcttaccaaagaagagaaggaaatcttctttgaatgcctgctcagtattaaggtaccgtctggcttctcatcgaatataaagggaataataaacatggcagagaaaaagttccagaacctaaagtctcatgactgccacgtgattatgacgcaactgcttccggttgcattgagggggcttctaccggaaaatgttcgattagccattgtgaagctatgtgcatttctcaatgcaatctttcagaaggtaatcgatccagaaatcataccaaggttacagaatgatttggtgcaatgtcttgtcagtttcgagttggtgttcccaccatccttcttcaacatcatgacgcacgtcctagttcacctatgcgaagagattaacgttttgggtcctgtatttctacacaatatgttcccctttgagaggttcatgggagtcttaaagaaatatgttcataaccgtgctaggccagaaggaagcatctccaagggccatcaaaatgagcaggtcattgagttttgtattgactttattcctgaccttaagccgattggtgttcctgaatcgcggcataagggcagactggatggaaaaggcatgctaggaggggaacaaataatatgtatggacggacattctctcactgaagcacactacacagttctacagaattccgccttggtagctccgtatatggatgaacacaagaattttctacgctccaaacacccggagcggtctgatgactggattacacgtgaacaaaccaggagttacgccagctggttgcagacacgtaccatgcatgacacctctattgaagatgacctgtacttgctgtcccagttaccatcttcgaatataatgactttcaaaggatacgagataaatggtaatacattttacacgatcgcccaagataagaagagcaccaaccaaaacagtggtgtccgctttgatgcagaaaccaagacgggaaaggaaacatattatggttatatacaggacatatgggaacttgactatcgacgtggtttaaaggtccctttgtttcggtgcaaatgggtcaatatgacacgaggcggggtaacggaagacccgcagtacggaatgacaacagtggatctcaacaatcttgcgtatgcggacgaaccattcgtcctagccaatgatgtggcacaggttttctatgtgaaggacatgtctaccaagccaagaaaaagaaaagataaggaagtgaatgcatcgtacgatgagccaaagcggcacatagttctttctgggaagagaaacatcgtgggagtggatggcaagacagaaaagtcagaagattatgaaaagtttgatgaaattgctccattcacagtgaatattgacccgagcatcccgttaaatgatgaagattttccatggttacggcgcaaagggacacacgcgaagaaaaagtttcacacccaaagatctgggatgtgatcggcttcactatcatcactttcttctgtgtttcacacccagaggggaatctctgtaatagttagggtagttatgtgttttggcatttgaaacgcgaagaaattttatgtgcaaacaaattctttcatgcctttactgatt is a window encoding:
- the LOC123040504 gene encoding isoflavone reductase homolog, whose amino-acid sequence is MLLSVKVQGARLVEASLNDHRSLVAAVKQVDVVVSAMSGVHFRTHNLQLQLKLVDAIKEAGNTKRFLPSEFGMDPARMGHALEPGRVTFDEKMEIRKAIEEANIGHTYISANCFAAYFVPNLCQMRTLLPPKEKVNVYGDGNVKAIFMDEDDIAMYTIKTIDDPRALNKTVYLRPLENILSQNELIAKWEKLSGKALEKIPIPSAEFLASMEGTDLANQVGVGHYHHIFYEGCLTNFAIGDDGEEEGSLLYPEVQYTRMEEYMERYA